The following are encoded together in the Cynocephalus volans isolate mCynVol1 chromosome 4, mCynVol1.pri, whole genome shotgun sequence genome:
- the PRG2 gene encoding bone marrow proteoglycan yields the protein MKLLLLLALLFGTVSALHLRTETYNFESSLGDKTLPEGREIPEPEAEEAPPGELMSLEEEEEGGSGSDGAPEEEGAVELVSVLDVEDKGLQCPKEEDTVKLVGSPGFKTRRGYILVRSPRTFDQAQWTCQRCYRGNLVSIHNSAFNYRIQRAVRGLNQGQIWIGLQVIGSGRYRRFCWVDGSSWNYAYWAAGQPQTNTGHCVTLCTQGGHWRRAHCSRNLSFVCSS from the exons ATGAAACTCCTTCTGCTTCTGGCTCTTCTATTTGGCACAGTTTCTGCTCTTCATCTGA GGACTGAAACTTACAACTTTGAGAGCTCTTTGGGAGATAAGACCCTTCCTGAGGGTAGGGAGATACCAGAACCAGAAGCTGAGGAGGCCCCACCTGGGGAGCTGATGTcgctggaggaagaggaggagggaggctcTGGAAGCGATGGTGCCCCTGAGGAAGAGGGGGCTGTTGAATTGGTCTCAGTCCTGGATGTGGAGGACAAGGGCCTTCAATGCCCTAAGGAAGAGGACACAGTAAAACTGGTGGGCAGCCCTGGATTCAAGACCCGCCGTGGCTACATCCTGGTGAGGAGCCCCAGGACGTTTGATCAAGCTCAG TGGACTTGCCAGAGGTGCTACCGGGGCAACCTTGTCTCCATCCACAACTCCGCCTTTAATTACCGGATCCAACGCGCAGTCCGTGGGCTCAACCAGGGTCAAATCTGGATCGGACTCCAGGTCATAGGCTCG GGTCGCTACAGACGCTTTTGTTGGGTTGACGGCAGCTCCTGGAATTATGCGTACTGGGCTGCCGGCCAGCCTCAGACCAACACGGGCCATTGCGTGACTCTGTGTACCCAAG GGGGCCACTGGCGCCGAGCTCACTGCAGCAGGAACCTCTCCTTTGTCTGCTCCTCCTGA